The proteins below come from a single Crossiella sp. CA-258035 genomic window:
- the glgX gene encoding glycogen debranching protein GlgX, protein MTADDETQVLAGAPFPLGAHPEPGGVRFAVASASAEAVEVCLVDDGPDGRLVERRFELTQRTFGVWHGLIPGVAPGQRYGYRVHGPYEPHRGVRCNPAKILVDPYARRISGTVTDMDATLGHLGEDPMGGVPSAVDSLGSVPLSVVTAPGGPATGPRPNVPWQETVVYELHVRGFTQRHPAVPEHLRGTYLGLAHPVVVEHLVRLGVTAVELLPVHAFADEPALARAGRHNYWGYSTLGFLAPHAAYASEPGREVEEFRAMVAALHEAGIEVLLDVVFNHTCEGGLDGPTLSFRGLDAPAYYLHGPGGGGFDLTGCGNTLDAGSPTVVRLVTDSLRYWAGELGVDGFRFDLASVLGRPGGGAFDRHAALLTAITTDPLLCQTKLIAEPWDATGEGYKVGDFGVQWAEWNGRFRDTVRDFWRASTDVRDLAYRLTGSSDLYADDGRRPWQSVNFVTAHDGFTLRDLVSYNDKHNEANGEGNRDGANDNRSWNHGVEGETADGAVLALRARQARNLMGSLLLSTGVPMLTAGDELWRTQGGNNNAYCQDNETSWLDWTGPTVPGSPAFAMLAFTRRLIALRRECPALRQAEFFEGRTTPEDEPDLVWLRPDGQEMAETDWFDGSRHTLGMWIDGADCRSHTRSGAQAEDHSWLLVLHADAAPVEFVLPGPSYASCFEQVLDTGSADGAPALPGPLAPGTPLPVPGRTLMLLRATR, encoded by the coding sequence ATGACTGCCGACGACGAGACCCAGGTGCTCGCCGGCGCGCCGTTCCCGCTCGGCGCGCATCCGGAACCCGGCGGGGTCCGCTTCGCGGTGGCGTCGGCCTCCGCCGAGGCAGTCGAGGTGTGCCTGGTGGACGACGGGCCGGACGGCCGCCTGGTGGAGCGGCGGTTCGAGCTGACCCAGCGGACCTTCGGCGTCTGGCACGGCCTCATCCCCGGCGTGGCGCCCGGCCAGCGCTACGGCTACCGGGTGCACGGGCCGTACGAGCCCCACCGGGGGGTGCGCTGCAACCCGGCCAAGATCCTGGTCGACCCCTACGCCCGGCGGATCAGCGGCACGGTCACCGATATGGACGCAACGCTGGGCCATCTGGGTGAGGACCCGATGGGCGGCGTCCCGTCCGCGGTGGACTCCCTGGGCAGCGTGCCGCTGTCGGTGGTCACCGCGCCCGGCGGGCCGGCCACCGGGCCACGGCCGAACGTGCCGTGGCAGGAGACCGTCGTCTACGAGCTGCACGTGCGCGGCTTCACCCAGCGCCACCCCGCGGTGCCCGAGCACCTGCGCGGCACCTACCTCGGCCTGGCCCACCCGGTGGTCGTCGAGCACCTGGTGCGGCTGGGCGTGACCGCGGTGGAGCTGCTGCCGGTGCACGCCTTCGCCGACGAGCCCGCGCTGGCCCGCGCCGGGCGGCACAACTACTGGGGCTACTCCACGCTGGGCTTCCTGGCCCCGCACGCGGCCTACGCCAGCGAGCCGGGCCGGGAGGTCGAGGAGTTCCGCGCCATGGTCGCCGCGCTGCACGAGGCCGGCATCGAGGTGTTGCTGGACGTGGTGTTCAACCACACCTGCGAGGGCGGCCTGGACGGCCCGACGCTGAGCTTCCGCGGCCTGGACGCCCCCGCCTACTACCTGCACGGCCCGGGCGGCGGCGGCTTCGACCTGACCGGCTGCGGCAACACCCTTGACGCCGGCTCGCCCACGGTGGTCCGGCTGGTCACCGACTCGCTGCGCTACTGGGCGGGCGAGCTGGGCGTGGACGGGTTCCGGTTCGACCTGGCCAGCGTGCTGGGACGGCCCGGTGGCGGCGCGTTCGACCGGCACGCGGCGCTGCTCACCGCGATCACCACCGACCCGCTGCTGTGCCAGACCAAGCTGATCGCCGAGCCCTGGGACGCCACCGGCGAGGGCTACAAGGTGGGCGACTTCGGCGTGCAGTGGGCGGAGTGGAACGGCCGGTTCCGGGACACCGTGCGGGACTTCTGGCGGGCCAGCACCGACGTGCGCGACCTGGCCTACCGGCTCACCGGCTCCTCCGACCTCTACGCCGACGACGGCAGGCGGCCGTGGCAGTCGGTGAACTTCGTCACCGCGCACGACGGCTTCACCCTGCGCGACCTGGTCTCCTACAACGACAAGCACAACGAGGCCAACGGCGAGGGCAACCGGGACGGGGCCAATGACAACCGGTCCTGGAACCACGGCGTGGAGGGCGAGACCGCCGACGGCGCGGTGCTCGCGCTGCGCGCCCGGCAGGCCCGCAACCTGATGGGCTCGCTGCTGCTGTCCACCGGGGTGCCGATGCTGACCGCGGGCGACGAGCTGTGGCGGACCCAGGGCGGCAACAACAACGCCTACTGCCAGGACAACGAGACCTCCTGGCTGGACTGGACCGGGCCGACCGTGCCCGGCTCGCCCGCCTTCGCCATGCTCGCCTTCACCCGGCGGCTGATCGCGCTGCGGCGGGAGTGCCCCGCGCTGCGGCAGGCCGAGTTCTTCGAGGGCCGGACCACACCGGAGGACGAGCCGGACCTGGTGTGGCTGCGCCCGGACGGGCAGGAGATGGCCGAGACGGACTGGTTCGACGGGTCCCGGCACACCCTGGGCATGTGGATCGACGGCGCGGACTGCCGCAGCCACACCCGTTCCGGCGCGCAGGCCGAGGACCACTCCTGGCTGCTGGTGCTGCACGCCGACGCCGCGCCGGTGGAGTTCGTGCTGCCGGGACCGAGCTACGCGAGCTGCTTCGAGCAGGTGCTGGACACCGGCTCGGCCGACGGCGCGCCCGCGCTGCCCGGCCCGCTGGCGCCGGGCACGCCGCTGCCGGTGCCCGGCCGGACCTTGATGTTGCTGCGGGCCACCAGGTGA
- a CDS encoding TspO/MBR family protein gives MPPRASWTSGPRSVVVLIGFLLASYLVAGVAGVSARAGVAAWYNAAPKPFFTPPNWLFPPIWTLMYGLIALAAWQLWQHRDTHPLEVSRGLWQWWTQLMFNLAWTPIFFAMKWLWPALTLIVILDVMVWVTLCSAAKVSRAATWLLVPYFAWLLYATALNLGVALLSV, from the coding sequence ATGCCGCCCCGCGCCTCCTGGACCTCCGGACCGCGCAGCGTGGTCGTCCTGATCGGCTTCCTGCTCGCCAGCTACCTGGTCGCGGGCGTGGCCGGAGTCTCCGCGAGGGCGGGCGTCGCGGCCTGGTACAACGCCGCACCCAAGCCCTTCTTCACCCCGCCGAACTGGCTGTTCCCGCCGATCTGGACGCTGATGTACGGCCTGATCGCGCTGGCCGCCTGGCAGCTCTGGCAACACCGGGACACCCACCCGCTGGAGGTCAGCCGCGGCCTGTGGCAGTGGTGGACCCAGCTGATGTTCAACCTGGCCTGGACGCCGATCTTCTTCGCCATGAAGTGGCTCTGGCCGGCCCTGACCCTGATCGTGATCCTGGACGTGATGGTCTGGGTGACCCTGTGCAGCGCGGCCAAAGTGAGCAGGGCGGCCACCTGGTTGCTGGTGCCGTATTTCGCGTGGCTCCTGTACGCCACAGCACTGAACCTGGGTGTCGCCCTGCTCAGTGTCTGA
- a CDS encoding maltotransferase domain-containing protein gives MTGRLGIDEVSPLIDCGRFPAKTVAGEHVPVQATVWREGHDALGATVVWKGPGDRVARQTRMVPEGVGLDRWAAVVTPDRPGMWTFRIDAWSDPWATWRHAVEVKVGAGQAAAELDNDLEIGARLLERVAKRPDRRNDRAQLMSAALGLRDTARQLPERIAAALSEPVSRIMHEFPVRELLTKGKWQQLWVDRQRARYSSWYELFPRSTGGWDEFGKPVHGTFSTATAALDRVAGMGFDVVYLPPIHPIGRINRKGPNNSLVSVPEDPGSPWAIGADEGGHDAIHPDLGTLEDFKGFVHRAGELGMEVALDLALQCAPDHPWAREHPEWFTVRPDGTIAYAENPPKKYQDIYPVNFDNDPQGIYAEVLRVVLHWVEHGVRIFRVDNPHTKPPDFWHWLIWQVKQSHPDVLFLSEAFTRPARMFGLARRGFTQYYTYFTWRTAKQELIDFGVSLVEHADEATPNLFVNTPDILHESLQHGGPAMFAIRAALAATLSPSWGVYSGYELFEGTAVREGSEEYLDSEKYELRPRDFAAALAEGRSLEPWLRRLNGIRRAHPALHQLRTLHFHHVDNDALIAYSKQDPATGDTVVVVVNLDPNYGQEGTLWLDLPALGMDWEERFVARDEVTGDIWDWGQGNFIRLEPHHAVAHVVTIQRH, from the coding sequence GTGACTGGTCGGCTCGGTATCGACGAGGTCTCCCCCCTCATCGACTGCGGACGTTTCCCAGCCAAAACCGTTGCCGGCGAACATGTCCCGGTGCAGGCCACGGTCTGGCGGGAGGGCCACGACGCGCTCGGGGCGACCGTGGTGTGGAAGGGCCCCGGCGACCGGGTGGCCCGGCAGACCCGGATGGTGCCCGAGGGCGTCGGCCTGGACCGCTGGGCGGCGGTGGTCACGCCCGACCGCCCCGGCATGTGGACCTTCCGGATCGACGCCTGGAGCGACCCCTGGGCCACCTGGCGGCACGCGGTGGAGGTCAAGGTCGGCGCTGGTCAGGCCGCGGCCGAGCTGGACAACGACCTGGAGATCGGCGCCCGGCTGCTCGAACGGGTGGCCAAACGACCCGATCGGCGCAACGACCGGGCCCAGCTGATGTCGGCCGCGCTCGGCCTGCGGGACACCGCCCGGCAGCTGCCGGAGCGGATCGCGGCCGCGCTGTCCGAGCCGGTCAGCCGCATCATGCACGAGTTCCCGGTGCGCGAGCTGCTGACCAAGGGCAAGTGGCAGCAGCTGTGGGTGGACCGGCAGCGCGCCAGGTACAGCTCCTGGTACGAGCTGTTCCCGCGCTCCACCGGCGGCTGGGACGAGTTCGGCAAGCCGGTGCACGGCACCTTCAGCACCGCCACCGCGGCGCTGGACCGGGTGGCCGGCATGGGCTTCGACGTGGTCTACCTGCCGCCGATCCACCCGATCGGCCGGATCAACCGCAAGGGCCCGAACAACAGCCTGGTCTCCGTGCCCGAGGACCCCGGCTCGCCGTGGGCGATCGGCGCGGACGAGGGCGGCCACGACGCCATCCACCCGGACCTGGGCACCCTGGAGGACTTCAAGGGCTTCGTGCACCGGGCGGGCGAGCTGGGCATGGAGGTCGCGCTGGACCTGGCGCTGCAGTGCGCGCCGGACCACCCGTGGGCCAGGGAGCACCCGGAGTGGTTCACCGTGCGCCCGGACGGCACCATCGCCTACGCGGAGAACCCGCCGAAGAAGTACCAGGACATCTACCCGGTCAACTTCGACAACGACCCGCAGGGCATCTACGCCGAGGTGCTGCGGGTGGTGCTGCACTGGGTCGAGCACGGGGTGCGGATCTTCCGGGTGGACAACCCGCACACCAAGCCGCCGGACTTCTGGCACTGGCTGATCTGGCAGGTCAAGCAGTCCCACCCGGACGTGCTGTTCCTGTCCGAGGCGTTCACCCGCCCGGCCCGGATGTTCGGCCTGGCCCGCCGCGGCTTCACCCAGTACTACACCTACTTCACCTGGCGCACCGCCAAGCAGGAGCTGATCGACTTCGGGGTCAGCCTGGTCGAGCACGCCGACGAGGCCACGCCGAACCTGTTCGTCAACACCCCGGACATCCTGCACGAGTCGTTGCAGCACGGCGGCCCGGCGATGTTCGCCATCAGGGCCGCGCTGGCCGCGACGCTGTCGCCGAGCTGGGGCGTCTACTCCGGCTACGAGCTCTTCGAGGGCACCGCGGTGCGCGAGGGCAGCGAGGAGTACCTCGACTCGGAGAAGTACGAGCTGCGCCCGCGCGACTTCGCCGCGGCGCTGGCCGAGGGCCGGTCGCTGGAGCCGTGGCTGCGCCGCCTCAACGGCATCCGCCGCGCGCACCCGGCCCTGCACCAGCTGCGCACGCTGCACTTCCACCACGTGGACAACGACGCGCTGATCGCCTACTCCAAGCAGGACCCGGCCACCGGGGACACCGTGGTGGTCGTGGTCAACCTCGACCCCAACTACGGCCAGGAGGGCACGTTGTGGTTGGACCTGCCCGCTTTGGGTATGGACTGGGAAGAGCGTTTTGTCGCGCGCGATGAGGTCACCGGGGACATCTGGGACTGGGGCCAGGGGAACTTCATCCGCCTGGAGCCGCACCACGCGGTGGCCCATGTCGTGACGATCCAACGCCACTGA
- a CDS encoding cysteine dioxygenase family protein has product MTTSLSRPDVHPRLDLPYLHDLLHPRRPLWTPQELRSLTSTVASELTTPLLEILEFGQEQRWWARLALTEGVELWLLSWAQDQGTAPHDHGGASGSFTVLLGELREDYRYPGGPVRSATRATGDTVAFGRGRAHQVRNLGAIGAASVHAYSPPLLPTTEYASLTEYTAVPEPRKDS; this is encoded by the coding sequence GTGACCACTTCCCTGTCCCGACCCGATGTCCACCCCCGGCTGGACCTGCCCTACCTGCACGACCTGCTGCACCCGCGCCGCCCGCTGTGGACCCCGCAGGAGCTGCGCTCGCTGACCAGCACGGTGGCCAGCGAGCTGACCACGCCGCTGCTGGAGATCCTGGAGTTCGGCCAGGAACAGCGCTGGTGGGCGCGGCTGGCGCTGACCGAGGGCGTGGAGCTGTGGCTGCTGTCCTGGGCCCAGGACCAGGGCACCGCGCCGCACGACCACGGCGGCGCGTCCGGCTCGTTCACCGTGCTGCTGGGCGAGCTGCGCGAGGACTACCGCTACCCGGGCGGCCCGGTCCGCTCGGCCACCAGGGCCACCGGTGACACGGTCGCCTTCGGCCGCGGCCGCGCGCACCAGGTGCGCAACCTGGGCGCGATCGGCGCGGCCAGCGTGCACGCCTACTCGCCGCCGCTGCTGCCGACCACGGAGTACGCCAGCCTGACCGAGTACACCGCGGTGCCCGAACCCCGAAAGGACTCCTGA
- the glgP gene encoding alpha-glucan family phosphorylase — protein sequence MRALRRFTVRASLPEPIAALGRLATNLRWAWHPPTQDLFAAVDETIWQETGGDPIRLLAQVPVERLQRLATDESFLTRLRAIDDDLQRYLGQPRWYQRRQEEIEGAQGLGEQGLPGSIAYFSMEFGVTEALPNYSGGLGVLAGDHLKAASDLGVPLIGVGLLYRSGYFRQSLSLDGWQVEHYPVLDPRGLPLEPLTEPSGAPILVHVAMPAGRVLRARIWKAQVGRVPLLLLDSDVEDNDDDLRGVTDRLYGGDQNHRIRQEILAGIGGVRAVRVFCELTGHPQPEVFHTNEGHAGFLGLERIRELVTSENLDFDQALSTVRAGTVFTTHTPVPAGIDRFPVDLVQHYFGAPGNESGGLLPGIPSERVLALGAEQNPGMFNMAHMGLRLGQRANGVSQLHGKVSREMFSGLWPGFDVSEVPIGSVTNGVHGPTWAATEISKLLGESEVDSGVGLRGFEPVTDALLWELRCTLRSRLVEEIRRRVKASWLQRGASALELGWTDSVFDPEVLTVGFARRVPTYKRLTLMLRDADRLRELLLHPERPVQLVVAGKSHPADDGGKALIQQIVRFADDAGVRHRIVFLPDYDMSMARYLYWGCDVWLNNPLRPLEACGTSGMKSALNGGLNLSIRDGWWDEFHDGSNGWAIPTADGISDPNRRDDLEATALYELLGNQVAPLFYDRGEDGVPAQWMAMVRHTLASLGPNVQASRMVKEYVENYYAPAGRSAHAVRDNGFAGARELTDYRHRMQAAWSRVKVLDTEFASNGSSATPVLGATVPVTARVELAGLEPAEVEVQAVVGRVDDADELRDVVTVPMRYDGDGRYFAEVELPYAGSAGYTVRVLPRHPLLASAAELGRVVLAG from the coding sequence GTGAGAGCTCTGCGTCGCTTCACCGTCCGCGCCAGTCTGCCCGAGCCGATCGCCGCACTGGGGCGACTGGCGACCAACCTCCGCTGGGCCTGGCACCCACCGACCCAGGACCTGTTCGCCGCGGTCGACGAGACCATCTGGCAGGAGACCGGCGGCGACCCCATCCGGCTGCTCGCCCAGGTGCCGGTGGAACGACTCCAGCGGCTGGCCACCGACGAGAGCTTCCTCACCCGGCTCCGGGCCATCGACGACGACCTGCAGCGCTACCTCGGCCAGCCGCGCTGGTACCAGCGGCGGCAGGAGGAGATCGAGGGCGCCCAGGGCCTCGGCGAGCAGGGCCTGCCCGGCTCCATCGCCTACTTCTCGATGGAGTTCGGCGTCACCGAGGCGCTGCCCAACTACTCCGGCGGCCTCGGCGTGCTGGCCGGCGACCACCTCAAGGCCGCCTCCGACCTGGGTGTGCCGCTGATCGGCGTCGGGCTGCTCTACCGCTCCGGCTACTTCCGCCAGTCGCTGTCCCTGGACGGCTGGCAGGTCGAGCACTACCCGGTGCTGGACCCGCGCGGTCTGCCGCTGGAGCCGCTCACCGAGCCCTCCGGCGCGCCGATCCTGGTGCACGTGGCCATGCCGGCCGGCCGGGTGCTGCGCGCCCGGATCTGGAAGGCGCAGGTCGGCCGGGTGCCGCTGCTGTTGCTGGACTCCGACGTCGAGGACAACGACGACGACCTGCGCGGGGTCACCGACCGGCTCTACGGCGGCGACCAGAACCACCGCATCCGGCAGGAGATCCTGGCCGGGATCGGCGGGGTGCGCGCGGTCCGGGTCTTCTGCGAGCTGACCGGGCACCCGCAGCCCGAGGTCTTCCACACCAACGAGGGCCACGCCGGCTTCCTCGGCCTCGAACGCATCCGCGAGCTGGTCACCAGCGAGAACCTGGACTTCGACCAGGCGCTGTCCACCGTGCGCGCGGGCACCGTGTTCACCACGCACACCCCGGTGCCGGCCGGTATCGACCGCTTCCCGGTGGACCTGGTGCAGCACTACTTCGGCGCGCCCGGCAACGAGTCGGGCGGTCTGCTGCCCGGCATCCCGTCCGAGCGGGTGCTCGCGCTGGGCGCCGAGCAGAACCCCGGCATGTTCAACATGGCGCACATGGGCCTGCGGCTGGGCCAGCGCGCCAACGGCGTCTCCCAGCTGCACGGCAAGGTCAGCCGGGAGATGTTCAGCGGCCTGTGGCCGGGCTTCGACGTCAGCGAGGTGCCGATCGGCTCGGTCACCAACGGCGTGCACGGCCCGACCTGGGCGGCCACCGAGATCAGCAAGCTGCTCGGTGAGTCCGAAGTGGACAGTGGCGTCGGCCTCCGCGGCTTCGAGCCGGTCACCGACGCGCTGCTGTGGGAGCTGCGCTGCACGCTGCGCTCCCGCCTGGTGGAGGAGATCCGCCGCCGGGTCAAGGCATCCTGGCTGCAGCGCGGGGCCTCGGCGCTGGAGCTGGGCTGGACCGACTCGGTGTTCGACCCCGAGGTGCTCACCGTCGGCTTCGCCCGCCGGGTGCCCACCTACAAGCGGCTCACCCTGATGCTGCGCGACGCCGACCGGCTGCGCGAGCTGCTGCTGCACCCGGAACGCCCGGTGCAGCTGGTGGTCGCGGGCAAGTCGCACCCGGCCGACGACGGCGGCAAGGCGCTGATCCAGCAGATCGTGCGCTTCGCCGACGACGCGGGCGTGCGCCACCGGATCGTGTTCCTGCCCGACTACGACATGTCCATGGCCCGGTACCTGTACTGGGGCTGCGACGTGTGGCTGAACAACCCGCTGCGCCCGCTGGAGGCCTGCGGCACCTCCGGCATGAAGTCCGCGCTCAACGGCGGCCTCAACCTGTCCATCAGGGATGGCTGGTGGGACGAGTTCCACGACGGCAGCAACGGCTGGGCCATCCCCACCGCGGACGGCATCAGCGACCCCAACCGCCGCGACGACCTGGAGGCCACCGCGCTCTACGAGCTGCTCGGCAACCAGGTGGCCCCGCTGTTCTACGACCGCGGCGAGGACGGCGTGCCCGCGCAGTGGATGGCCATGGTCCGGCACACGCTGGCCTCGCTCGGCCCGAACGTGCAGGCCTCCCGGATGGTCAAGGAGTACGTCGAGAACTACTACGCGCCGGCCGGCCGTTCGGCGCACGCGGTGCGGGACAACGGTTTCGCCGGGGCCAGGGAGCTGACCGACTACCGGCACCGGATGCAGGCCGCGTGGAGCAGGGTGAAGGTGCTCGACACCGAGTTCGCCAGCAACGGCAGCTCGGCCACCCCGGTGCTCGGCGCGACCGTGCCGGTCACCGCGCGGGTCGAGCTGGCCGGGCTGGAACCGGCCGAGGTCGAGGTGCAGGCCGTGGTCGGCCGGGTGGACGACGCGGACGAGCTGCGCGACGTGGTGACCGTGCCGATGCGCTACGACGGCGACGGTCGGTACTTCGCCGAGGTGGAGCTGCCGTACGCGGGCTCGGCCGGGTACACGGTGCGGGTGCTGCCCCGGCACCCGCTGCTGGCCTCGGCGGCCGAGCTGGGCCGGGTGGTCCTGGCGGGCTGA
- a CDS encoding class I SAM-dependent methyltransferase has product MAADPTPNPHATAEEVEAAFRDPKLANVLYHDWEAGTYDEKWSISYDERCIDYAVGRFKIAAGDAGPYEHAMELGSGTGFFLLNLMQGGVAKKGSVTDLSPGMVEVALRNAKSLDLDVDGRVADAERIPYEDESFDLVVGHAVLHHIPDVQAAFAEVLRVLKPGGRFVFAGEPTKVGDFYARRLGRLTWWLTTNLTKLPVLDSWRRPQAELDESSRAAALEAVVDLHTFDPTELERMARAAGATGVKASTEELTAALFGWPVRTFEAAVPREKLGFNWAMFAYRTWQRLSWVDEKLLTGIIPREAFYNVLITGTKP; this is encoded by the coding sequence TTGGCCGCTGACCCCACCCCCAACCCGCACGCCACGGCCGAAGAGGTCGAGGCGGCTTTCCGGGATCCCAAGCTCGCCAACGTGCTCTACCACGACTGGGAGGCGGGCACCTACGACGAGAAGTGGTCCATCTCCTACGACGAGCGCTGCATCGACTACGCGGTCGGCCGGTTCAAGATCGCGGCCGGTGACGCGGGCCCGTACGAGCACGCCATGGAGCTGGGCTCGGGCACCGGGTTCTTCCTGCTCAACCTGATGCAGGGCGGGGTGGCCAAGAAGGGCTCGGTCACCGACCTCTCGCCGGGCATGGTCGAGGTCGCGCTGCGCAACGCCAAGAGCCTGGACCTGGACGTGGACGGCCGGGTCGCCGACGCCGAGCGCATCCCGTACGAGGACGAGAGCTTCGACCTGGTGGTCGGGCACGCGGTGCTGCACCACATCCCGGACGTGCAGGCCGCCTTCGCCGAGGTGCTGCGGGTGCTCAAGCCCGGCGGCCGGTTCGTCTTCGCCGGTGAGCCGACCAAGGTCGGCGACTTCTACGCCCGCCGCCTCGGCCGCCTGACCTGGTGGCTGACCACCAACCTGACCAAGCTGCCGGTGCTGGACTCCTGGCGCCGTCCGCAGGCCGAGCTGGACGAGTCGTCCAGGGCCGCGGCCCTGGAGGCCGTGGTGGACCTGCACACCTTCGACCCGACCGAGCTGGAGCGGATGGCCCGCGCGGCCGGCGCGACCGGGGTGAAGGCGAGCACCGAGGAGCTGACCGCGGCCCTGTTCGGCTGGCCGGTGCGCACCTTCGAGGCCGCGGTGCCCAGGGAGAAGCTCGGCTTCAACTGGGCGATGTTCGCCTACCGCACCTGGCAGCGACTGTCCTGGGTGGACGAGAAGCTGCTCACCGGGATCATCCCCCGGGAGGCCTTCTACAACGTGCTGATCACCGGCACCAAGCCCTAG
- a CDS encoding rhodanese-like domain-containing protein produces the protein MTATAEDLLAEARAVLDRVEPAAAEELRRAGALVVDIRPIANRAAEGEIPDAVPVERIVLEWRLDPHGEFRLPGLTADRPVIIVCNEGYASSLAARDAQRLGLRRATDLVGGFRGWKAAGLPVVPGGTPAVP, from the coding sequence ATGACCGCGACCGCCGAGGACCTGCTCGCCGAGGCCCGTGCCGTGCTGGACCGGGTGGAGCCGGCCGCCGCCGAGGAGCTGCGCCGGGCAGGCGCGCTGGTGGTGGACATCCGCCCGATCGCCAACCGGGCCGCCGAGGGCGAGATCCCGGACGCGGTGCCGGTGGAGCGGATCGTGCTGGAGTGGCGGCTGGACCCGCACGGCGAGTTCCGGCTGCCCGGGCTGACCGCGGACCGCCCGGTGATCATCGTGTGCAACGAGGGCTACGCCTCCAGCCTGGCCGCCAGGGACGCCCAGCGGCTGGGCCTGCGCCGGGCCACCGACCTGGTCGGCGGCTTCCGCGGCTGGAAGGCGGCCGGGCTGCCGGTGGTGCCGGGCGGCACGCCCGCGGTGCCGTGA
- a CDS encoding ABC transporter ATP-binding protein: MDTVGVRRGRTTLVRGIDWQVELDERWVVLGPNGAGKTTLLRLAGAEMHPTYGTVHVLGEKIGRTDVFELRPRIGFCSAALAARVPGEELVRDLVVSAGYAVLGRWREDYDQQDTRRADELLKAMGIAHLGDRTFGTLSEGERKRTLIARALMTDPEMLLLDEPAAGLDLGGREDLVARLSELAMDPDAPAMVLVTHHVEEIPPGFTHALLLREGGVVAQGLLDDVLTEQNLSAAFGQNLTLRRDGDRFFAWRK, translated from the coding sequence ATGGACACCGTGGGTGTCCGAAGAGGGCGCACCACGCTGGTCCGTGGGATTGACTGGCAAGTGGAGCTGGACGAGCGCTGGGTGGTGCTCGGCCCGAACGGGGCCGGCAAGACCACCCTGCTGCGCCTGGCCGGGGCGGAGATGCATCCGACCTACGGGACGGTGCACGTCCTGGGCGAGAAGATCGGCCGCACCGACGTCTTCGAGCTGCGCCCCAGGATCGGCTTCTGCTCCGCCGCGCTGGCCGCCAGGGTGCCCGGCGAGGAGCTGGTGCGGGACCTGGTGGTCAGCGCCGGGTACGCGGTGCTGGGCCGCTGGCGCGAGGACTACGACCAGCAGGACACCCGCCGCGCCGACGAGCTGCTCAAGGCCATGGGCATCGCGCACCTGGGCGACCGGACCTTCGGCACCCTCAGCGAGGGCGAGCGCAAGCGCACGCTGATCGCCCGCGCGCTGATGACCGACCCGGAGATGCTGCTGCTCGACGAGCCGGCCGCCGGCCTGGACCTGGGCGGCCGGGAGGACCTGGTGGCCCGGCTGTCGGAGCTGGCCATGGATCCGGACGCGCCGGCCATGGTGCTGGTGACCCACCACGTGGAGGAGATCCCGCCGGGCTTCACGCACGCGCTGCTGCTGCGCGAGGGCGGCGTGGTGGCCCAGGGCCTGCTGGACGACGTGCTGACCGAGCAGAACCTCTCGGCCGCCTTCGGCCAGAACCTGACCCTGCGGCGCGACGGCGACCGATTCTTCGCCTGGCGCAAGTGA
- a CDS encoding enoyl-CoA hydratase-related protein has protein sequence MGEFVRLEVDGGVGTIRLDRPPMNALNKQVQEEIRAAATEAATRDDVRAVIVYGGAKVFAAGGDIKEMADMSYAEMSARAGALSSSFAAVAQIPKPTVAAITGYALGGGLELALCCDRRIAGDNAKLGQPEILLGIIPGAGGTQRLARLVGPSKAKDIVFTGRFVGAEEALRIGMVDEVVGPEDVYAAALRYVGQFVNGPAAALAAAKAAIDGGLDNDLGSGLKLESHLFAALFATEDQKIGMRSFVENGPGKAKFVGR, from the coding sequence GTGGGTGAGTTCGTCAGGCTCGAAGTCGACGGCGGGGTGGGCACCATCCGGTTGGACCGGCCGCCGATGAACGCGCTGAACAAGCAGGTCCAGGAGGAGATCCGGGCCGCCGCGACCGAGGCTGCCACCAGGGACGACGTCCGCGCGGTGATCGTCTACGGCGGCGCGAAGGTGTTCGCCGCCGGTGGGGACATCAAAGAGATGGCGGACATGTCCTACGCGGAGATGTCCGCGCGAGCCGGGGCGCTGAGCTCCTCGTTCGCCGCGGTGGCGCAGATCCCGAAGCCGACCGTGGCCGCGATCACCGGGTACGCGCTCGGTGGCGGGCTCGAGCTGGCGCTGTGCTGTGACCGGCGGATCGCCGGGGACAACGCGAAGCTGGGGCAGCCGGAGATCCTGCTCGGCATCATTCCCGGCGCGGGCGGCACCCAGCGGCTGGCCAGGCTGGTCGGGCCGAGCAAGGCCAAGGACATCGTGTTCACCGGGCGGTTCGTCGGCGCCGAGGAGGCGCTGCGGATCGGCATGGTGGACGAGGTGGTCGGGCCGGAGGACGTCTACGCCGCCGCGCTGCGCTACGTCGGGCAGTTCGTCAACGGTCCGGCCGCCGCGCTGGCCGCGGCCAAGGCCGCCATCGACGGCGGGTTGGACAACGACCTCGGCAGCGGGCTGAAGCTGGAGAGCCACCTGTTCGCCGCGCTGTTCGCCACCGAGGACCAGAAGATCGGCATGCGTTCGTTCGTGGAGAACGGTCCCGGAAAGGCGAAGTTCGTTGGCCGCTGA